The following proteins come from a genomic window of Frankia casuarinae:
- the pdhA gene encoding pyruvate dehydrogenase (acetyl-transferring) E1 component subunit alpha, producing MTILDDSTAPGFVGPPSSHGPRRDPAPLLPDPEPVRVLGTEAAGKVDTDLLRVLYHRLVLGRRFNQQATTLARQGRLAVYPASTGQEACQIAAAMVLRESDWLFPSYRDTLAVVSRGVRPVDALTLMRGNAHSGYDPREHRIAPLSTPLATQACHAVGLAHAARLRAASDPWAAEDVVALALIGDGGTSEGDFHEALNFAGVLNAPVVFLVQNNGYAISVPLAQQSAAPTLAHKAVGHGIIGRLVDGNDAPAVHGVLRAAVEHARSGRGPVLVEAVTYRLEAHTNADDATRYRTSEEVAAWQARDPLTLLERQLRKAGLLDDAGVAAVARAAEELAAEMRAQFDRVPDLDPGSLFTHVYAQPTSQLREQAAELMAWQAADAAKSDDAR from the coding sequence ATGACAATCCTCGACGACAGCACCGCGCCCGGCTTCGTCGGGCCGCCGAGCTCCCACGGTCCGCGTCGTGACCCGGCTCCGCTCCTGCCCGACCCCGAGCCGGTCCGGGTCCTCGGCACGGAGGCGGCGGGGAAGGTCGACACCGATCTGCTGCGCGTCCTGTACCACCGTCTGGTGCTGGGACGGCGCTTCAACCAGCAGGCCACGACCCTGGCCAGGCAGGGCCGCCTCGCCGTGTACCCGGCGTCCACCGGCCAGGAGGCATGCCAGATCGCCGCGGCCATGGTGCTGCGGGAGTCGGACTGGCTGTTCCCCAGCTACCGCGACACGCTGGCGGTGGTGTCGAGGGGCGTGCGCCCGGTGGACGCGCTGACGCTGATGCGCGGGAACGCGCACAGCGGCTACGATCCGCGGGAGCACCGGATCGCGCCGCTGTCGACTCCGCTGGCCACCCAGGCCTGCCATGCGGTGGGCCTGGCCCACGCCGCTCGCCTGCGCGCGGCCTCGGATCCGTGGGCGGCGGAGGACGTCGTGGCGCTTGCCCTGATCGGCGACGGCGGCACCAGCGAGGGCGACTTCCACGAGGCGCTGAACTTCGCCGGGGTGCTGAACGCGCCAGTGGTGTTCCTGGTACAGAACAACGGCTATGCGATTTCGGTGCCGCTGGCCCAGCAGTCCGCGGCGCCGACGCTGGCACACAAGGCGGTGGGCCATGGGATCATCGGTCGTTTGGTGGACGGCAACGACGCGCCCGCGGTGCACGGTGTGCTGCGCGCGGCGGTCGAGCACGCGCGGTCGGGTCGCGGCCCGGTGCTGGTCGAGGCGGTCACCTACCGGCTGGAGGCGCACACCAACGCCGACGACGCGACCCGCTACCGCACCTCGGAGGAGGTCGCCGCCTGGCAGGCCCGCGATCCGCTGACGCTGCTGGAGCGGCAGCTACGCAAGGCCGGTCTCCTCGACGACGCCGGCGTCGCCGCAGTCGCGCGGGCCGCCGAGGAACTCGCCGCCGAGATGCGCGCCCAGTTCGATCGTGTGCCTGATCTCGATCCGGGCTCACTGTTCACGCACGTCTATGCCCAGCCGACCAGCCAGCTTCGTGAGCAGGCCGCCGAGCTGATGGCCTGGCAGGCCGCGGACGCAGCCAAGAGCGACGACGCACGATGA
- a CDS encoding cytochrome bc1 complex cytochrome b subunit, with amino-acid sequence MTATTGSGTSTRRADRPGRESPGPGRESPVTAAGHKAVGFIDRRLGSARFLRSVMNKVFPDHWSFMIGEIALYSFGVLVATGVYLTFFFEPSEQQTVYDGSYVPLRGVTMSRAYASTLDISFDVRAGLVIRQIHHWAALLFVAAIIVHLCRIFFTGAFRRPREINWLIGVSLLLLAIAEGFAGYSLPDDLLSGTGVRIAYAIAESIPVVGTWIAWGFWGGEFPGTHFITRLYVVHILLVPGLLLALIGAHLGILWHQKHTQFPGPGRTEDNVVGSRLFPGYAAKSVGFLLITAGLLAVLGGVAQINPVWAYGPYTPMDVSSLAQPDWYVGFLEGSLRLFLPWEYRGLGHDVPPVLWPGVVLPGVLFGLLAAYPFLEALVTRDHDQHNLLQRPRHHPDRTAFGVMALTFYGVLLLAGGDDVFALVLHLSLNAVVWAGRIGLLVLPPFAFYATRRLCRAAAARERRQAAAPEETGWIRLEPAGRYTEVELPKPSAPAPALAAAERVPPAIEGPTSGRQRGQARLRRAVVGFFTRPRA; translated from the coding sequence ATGACCGCCACCACCGGCTCCGGGACCTCCACGCGGCGCGCGGACCGTCCCGGGCGGGAATCGCCGGGCCCCGGGCGGGAATCGCCGGTGACCGCTGCCGGTCACAAGGCGGTCGGATTCATCGACCGGCGCCTGGGCAGCGCGAGGTTCCTGCGCAGCGTGATGAACAAGGTCTTCCCCGACCACTGGTCCTTCATGATCGGCGAGATCGCGCTCTACAGCTTCGGCGTGCTCGTGGCCACCGGGGTCTACCTGACGTTCTTCTTCGAACCCAGCGAGCAGCAGACCGTCTACGACGGCTCCTACGTGCCGCTGCGCGGGGTGACGATGAGCCGTGCCTACGCCTCGACCCTCGACATCTCCTTCGACGTCCGCGCCGGCCTGGTCATCCGCCAGATCCACCACTGGGCGGCGCTGCTGTTCGTCGCGGCGATCATCGTGCACCTGTGCCGGATCTTCTTCACCGGCGCCTTCCGTCGCCCCCGGGAGATCAACTGGCTGATCGGGGTGAGCCTGCTGCTGCTCGCCATCGCCGAGGGCTTCGCCGGCTACTCCCTGCCCGACGACCTGCTGTCCGGGACCGGGGTGCGTATCGCCTACGCGATCGCCGAGTCCATCCCCGTCGTGGGAACCTGGATCGCCTGGGGCTTCTGGGGTGGCGAGTTCCCCGGCACGCACTTCATCACCCGGCTCTACGTGGTGCACATCCTGCTCGTCCCGGGTCTCCTCCTCGCGCTGATCGGCGCCCACCTGGGGATCCTGTGGCACCAGAAGCACACCCAGTTCCCCGGCCCTGGCCGGACGGAGGACAACGTTGTCGGTAGCCGGCTGTTCCCCGGCTACGCCGCCAAGTCGGTCGGTTTCCTGCTCATCACCGCCGGCCTGCTCGCGGTGCTCGGCGGCGTCGCGCAGATCAACCCGGTCTGGGCCTACGGCCCGTACACCCCCATGGACGTCTCCTCGCTGGCGCAGCCGGACTGGTACGTCGGGTTCCTCGAGGGCTCGCTGCGGCTGTTCCTGCCCTGGGAGTACCGGGGCCTCGGCCACGACGTCCCGCCCGTACTCTGGCCGGGGGTGGTCCTGCCGGGAGTGCTGTTCGGCCTGCTCGCGGCCTACCCGTTCCTGGAGGCGCTGGTCACCCGGGATCATGATCAGCACAACCTGCTGCAACGCCCCCGCCATCACCCCGACCGCACCGCGTTCGGGGTGATGGCGCTGACCTTCTACGGCGTCCTGCTGCTTGCCGGCGGCGACGACGTGTTCGCCCTCGTCCTGCACCTGTCCCTCAACGCCGTCGTCTGGGCCGGCCGCATCGGCCTGCTGGTGCTGCCACCCTTCGCCTTCTATGCCACCCGCAGGCTCTGCCGCGCCGCTGCCGCCCGCGAACGCCGGCAGGCGGCCGCTCCCGAAGAGACCGGCTGGATCCGCCTCGAACCCGCCGGCCGGTACACCGAGGTCGAACTGCCGAAACCCTCGGCCCCGGCACCCGCCCTCGCCGCCGCCGAGCGAGTCCCACCCGCCATCGAAGGCCCCACCAGTGGCCGCCAGCGCGGGCAGGCCCGCCTCCGTCGCGCCGTCGTCGGCTTCTTCACCCGTCCCCGCGCCTAG
- a CDS encoding cytochrome bc1 complex Rieske iron-sulfur subunit yields the protein MAGIAACLSLSLVGAVAFAVVNFTGRTGTVGYNALLGLSLGLAIIAAGIGAVLWDKRLIPQEEAVEERHPMVSPGAEEAATQQTVDRVVAETGLRQLPVLRRLVLAMLGGFGVIAVVPLLNLVRRAPHRDLFTTRWSPGARLVTPEGRPVRLGDLAIGGILTVLPEGHLGLDAQADSAALLIRLPPGLATPPRQAAAGYDNHVAFSKICTHAGCPVSMYMSQPHQLQCPCHQSVFDMTDLARPIFGPATRALPQLPVTVDADGCFRARSDFPEPVGPGFWSRS from the coding sequence GTGGCGGGGATAGCGGCCTGCCTGTCGCTCTCGCTCGTCGGCGCGGTGGCGTTCGCGGTGGTGAACTTCACCGGCCGGACGGGCACCGTCGGCTACAACGCGCTGCTCGGTCTCTCCCTGGGGTTGGCCATCATCGCCGCCGGCATCGGCGCGGTGCTGTGGGACAAGCGTCTCATCCCCCAGGAGGAGGCGGTCGAGGAACGTCACCCCATGGTCTCGCCGGGCGCCGAGGAGGCGGCCACCCAGCAGACCGTGGACCGGGTCGTGGCCGAGACAGGGCTGCGCCAGTTGCCGGTGCTGCGCCGGCTCGTGCTCGCCATGCTCGGCGGTTTCGGGGTGATAGCCGTGGTGCCGCTGCTCAACCTGGTCAGGCGGGCCCCGCATCGGGACCTGTTCACCACCCGCTGGTCACCCGGGGCGCGGCTGGTGACGCCGGAGGGCCGGCCGGTGCGCCTTGGCGACCTGGCGATCGGCGGCATCCTCACCGTGCTGCCTGAGGGGCATCTCGGCCTCGACGCCCAGGCGGACAGCGCGGCGCTGCTGATCAGGCTGCCCCCGGGACTGGCCACCCCGCCCCGGCAGGCCGCGGCCGGGTACGACAACCACGTCGCGTTCTCGAAGATCTGCACCCATGCGGGCTGCCCGGTGAGCATGTACATGAGCCAGCCGCATCAGCTCCAGTGCCCGTGCCACCAGTCGGTCTTCGACATGACCGACCTGGCCAGGCCGATCTTCGGCCCGGCGACCCGTGCCCTGCCCCAGCTGCCCGTCACGGTCGACGCCGATGGGTGTTTCCGAGCCCGGTCGGATTTCCCCGAACCGGTCGGGCCCGGCTTCTGGAGCCGCTCATGA
- a CDS encoding aa3-type cytochrome oxidase subunit IV translates to MITSARLFAVLALFFLVTGGVYLFTGHDPAGAAALIFSMVMSLLVAGFLWYTGRRSRLPADDSQIEIPEGAGDIGFFSPFSYWPAAIAVSFGLLLLGPIISYWLLFIGGVLTAITIVGLVFQHESTDEKNSQDAARGHGTSAPGEGR, encoded by the coding sequence GTGATTACCTCCGCCCGGCTGTTCGCCGTTCTGGCTCTGTTCTTCCTGGTCACCGGCGGGGTGTACCTGTTCACCGGACATGACCCGGCAGGTGCGGCCGCGCTCATCTTCAGCATGGTGATGAGCCTGTTGGTCGCTGGATTCCTCTGGTACACCGGCCGGCGCAGCCGCCTGCCCGCCGACGACAGCCAGATCGAGATCCCCGAGGGGGCCGGTGACATCGGCTTCTTCAGCCCGTTCAGCTACTGGCCGGCGGCGATTGCGGTCAGTTTCGGGCTGCTCCTGCTGGGGCCGATCATCAGCTACTGGCTGCTGTTCATCGGTGGCGTGCTGACCGCGATCACCATCGTGGGCCTGGTGTTCCAGCACGAATCCACCGATGAGAAGAACTCGCAGGACGCCGCCCGGGGTCACGGCACCTCCGCACCGGGCGAGGGCCGGTGA